The following are encoded in a window of Oncorhynchus mykiss isolate Arlee chromosome 11, USDA_OmykA_1.1, whole genome shotgun sequence genomic DNA:
- the frrs1b gene encoding putative ferric-chelate reductase 1 isoform X2: MIRIQNQNELMPGPHLLLVVVAVCLIKTASGFANGKVSLSCGDMTPRHGHDSSSKPAPYNITLDKHTFSPGDRITVTLRVVPTSGSIHFKGFLIEARDAGNPDGPAVGSFSLLNPSESQLLHCDHTQGSAVSHTSKSKKTEIQAVWEAPKTPPSGVQFMATVVQKYKVYWVQIPGPVVSLNGATGVPPPNPTPTTTTTAAVTATLSALTRPFSSEGCGRSKSCLRDPVGCDPGRDPLCFFLSFTPEERTVLFELSGPADGYLSFALSLDKWMGNDDVYLCVRDGDSVDINAAYVSGRAHPEFASENVLSDTAWQLADGVIQCRFRRDILLPRQIESRFSLDQSYFLFIAHGRAEDGVIYRHDRQPLISTHQTVITGLPENLAGSRSPLLIKFHGVFMLVAWMTTVTTGVIIARYFKHDWPETRLFGRRLWFQVHRALMTLTVLLTCVGFSLPFIYRGGWSRHAGSHPYLGCTVMALSFIQPIMALLRPATDSSRRYIFNWMHLGTGTIARVLAVVAIFLGIQQQALLLPGPWSTGVLAGCVVWGVLVDLLLEFHSKVVIVTGRTLAEDEDKILGTHSDSERQRKVSRFKKIVLAVFLVGNVGFLSVLLNTIRNV; encoded by the exons ATGCCGGGTCCACATCTCTTGTTAGTGGTGGTGGCTGTGTGTTTAATAAAGACGGCCTCTGGCTTCGCCAATGGAAAAGTGTCTCTGTCGTGCGGAGATATGACACCACGGCATGGCCATGACTCCAGCTCTAAACCTGCCCCTTATAACATCaccctggacaaacacacattCAGCCCTGGTGACCGTATCACAG TGACCTTACGGGTTGTTCCCACATCTGGGAGCATCCACTTCAAAGGTTTCCTGATTGAAGCGAGGGATGCTGGGAACCCGGACGGTCCCGCTGTTGGATCATTCAGCCTCCTCAACCCTTCTGAGTCACAACTCCTACATTGTGACCACACACAG GGATCTGCAGTAAGCCACACCAGCAAATCCAAGAAGACAGAGATACAGGCCGTGTGGGAGGCTCCAAAAACCCCCCCATCCGGTGTCCAATTTAT GGCCACAGTGGTGCAGAAGTATAAAGTCTACTGGGTGCAGATCCCAGGGCCGGTGGTGTCTCTGAATGGGGCGACTGGGGTTCCACCACCaaaccccacccccaccaccaccactactgctgCTGTGACCGCAACTCTGTCTGCGCTGACCAGACCT ttCAGCTCAGAGGGTTGTGGTAGGAGTAAGTCCTGCCTGCGTGACCCTGTGGGATGCGACCCAGGCAGAGACCCCCTGTGCTTtttcctctccttcactccaGAGGAGCGGACTGTGCTGTTTGAGCTCAGTGGACCAGCTGATGGATACCTGTCCTTCGCCTTGTCGCTGGACAAATGGATG gggaatgatgatgtatacctgtgtgtgagagatggggACAGTGTGGACATCAATGCTGCATATGTCTCTGGCCGAGCTCACCCTGAATTTGCCTCTGAG AATGTTCTTTCAGACACAGCTTGGCAGCTGGCAGATGGGGTCATTCAGTGTCGTTTCCGTAGAGACATACTCCTCCCCCGTCAGATTGAGAGCAGGTTCAGCCTGGACCAGAGCTACTTCCTGTTCATAGCCCACGGGAGGGCTGAAGATG GTGTGATCTATAGACATGACCGGCAGCCTCTGATATCCACTCATCAGACAGTCATCACAGGTCTCCCCGAGAATCTAGCTGGCTCCAGGTCTCCCCTGCTCATTAAGTTCCATG GTGTGTTTATGCTTGTGGCCTGGATGACGACAGTGACCACAGGGGTCATCATTGCACGCTACTTCAAACACGACTGGCCAGAAACGAGACTATTTGGACGCAGGCTATGGTTTCAG GTGCACCGAGCCTTGATGACCCTGACCGTGCTCCTTACCTGTGTGGGATTCTCACTACCCTTCATCTACCGAGGCGGTTGGAGCAGG CATGCCGGCTCCCACCCTTACCTGGGCTGTACTGTCATGGCTCTATCTTTTATCCAGCCTATCATGGCCCTCCTCAGACCCGCCACAGACTCCTCACG AAGGTACATATTCAACTGGATGCATTTGGGAACAGGCACTATTGCACGGGTACTTGCAG TTGTGGCCATCTTCCTGGGTATTCAGCAGCAGGCCTTGCTTCTCCCTGGCCCCTGGTCCACTGGTGTCCTGGCAGGCTGCGTTGTCTGGGGAGTCCTGGTAGACCTGCTACTTGAGTTCCACAGTAAAGTAGTCATCGTAACAG GGAGGACTCTTGCTGAGGACGAAGATAAGATTCTGGGTACTCACTCggatagtgagagacagagaaag GTATCTCGATTCAAAAagattgtcttggctgtgttcctcGTGGGAAATGTTGGATTTTTGTCTGTTCTCCTAAACACAATAAGAAATGTGTGA
- the frrs1b gene encoding putative ferric-chelate reductase 1 isoform X1, producing MSARVTLDIILGGSRQMPGPHLLLVVVAVCLIKTASGFANGKVSLSCGDMTPRHGHDSSSKPAPYNITLDKHTFSPGDRITVTLRVVPTSGSIHFKGFLIEARDAGNPDGPAVGSFSLLNPSESQLLHCDHTQGSAVSHTSKSKKTEIQAVWEAPKTPPSGVQFMATVVQKYKVYWVQIPGPVVSLNGATGVPPPNPTPTTTTTAAVTATLSALTRPFSSEGCGRSKSCLRDPVGCDPGRDPLCFFLSFTPEERTVLFELSGPADGYLSFALSLDKWMGNDDVYLCVRDGDSVDINAAYVSGRAHPEFASENVLSDTAWQLADGVIQCRFRRDILLPRQIESRFSLDQSYFLFIAHGRAEDGVIYRHDRQPLISTHQTVITGLPENLAGSRSPLLIKFHGVFMLVAWMTTVTTGVIIARYFKHDWPETRLFGRRLWFQVHRALMTLTVLLTCVGFSLPFIYRGGWSRHAGSHPYLGCTVMALSFIQPIMALLRPATDSSRRYIFNWMHLGTGTIARVLAVVAIFLGIQQQALLLPGPWSTGVLAGCVVWGVLVDLLLEFHSKVVIVTGRTLAEDEDKILGTHSDSERQRKVSRFKKIVLAVFLVGNVGFLSVLLNTIRNV from the exons ATGCCGGGTCCACATCTCTTGTTAGTGGTGGTGGCTGTGTGTTTAATAAAGACGGCCTCTGGCTTCGCCAATGGAAAAGTGTCTCTGTCGTGCGGAGATATGACACCACGGCATGGCCATGACTCCAGCTCTAAACCTGCCCCTTATAACATCaccctggacaaacacacattCAGCCCTGGTGACCGTATCACAG TGACCTTACGGGTTGTTCCCACATCTGGGAGCATCCACTTCAAAGGTTTCCTGATTGAAGCGAGGGATGCTGGGAACCCGGACGGTCCCGCTGTTGGATCATTCAGCCTCCTCAACCCTTCTGAGTCACAACTCCTACATTGTGACCACACACAG GGATCTGCAGTAAGCCACACCAGCAAATCCAAGAAGACAGAGATACAGGCCGTGTGGGAGGCTCCAAAAACCCCCCCATCCGGTGTCCAATTTAT GGCCACAGTGGTGCAGAAGTATAAAGTCTACTGGGTGCAGATCCCAGGGCCGGTGGTGTCTCTGAATGGGGCGACTGGGGTTCCACCACCaaaccccacccccaccaccaccactactgctgCTGTGACCGCAACTCTGTCTGCGCTGACCAGACCT ttCAGCTCAGAGGGTTGTGGTAGGAGTAAGTCCTGCCTGCGTGACCCTGTGGGATGCGACCCAGGCAGAGACCCCCTGTGCTTtttcctctccttcactccaGAGGAGCGGACTGTGCTGTTTGAGCTCAGTGGACCAGCTGATGGATACCTGTCCTTCGCCTTGTCGCTGGACAAATGGATG gggaatgatgatgtatacctgtgtgtgagagatggggACAGTGTGGACATCAATGCTGCATATGTCTCTGGCCGAGCTCACCCTGAATTTGCCTCTGAG AATGTTCTTTCAGACACAGCTTGGCAGCTGGCAGATGGGGTCATTCAGTGTCGTTTCCGTAGAGACATACTCCTCCCCCGTCAGATTGAGAGCAGGTTCAGCCTGGACCAGAGCTACTTCCTGTTCATAGCCCACGGGAGGGCTGAAGATG GTGTGATCTATAGACATGACCGGCAGCCTCTGATATCCACTCATCAGACAGTCATCACAGGTCTCCCCGAGAATCTAGCTGGCTCCAGGTCTCCCCTGCTCATTAAGTTCCATG GTGTGTTTATGCTTGTGGCCTGGATGACGACAGTGACCACAGGGGTCATCATTGCACGCTACTTCAAACACGACTGGCCAGAAACGAGACTATTTGGACGCAGGCTATGGTTTCAG GTGCACCGAGCCTTGATGACCCTGACCGTGCTCCTTACCTGTGTGGGATTCTCACTACCCTTCATCTACCGAGGCGGTTGGAGCAGG CATGCCGGCTCCCACCCTTACCTGGGCTGTACTGTCATGGCTCTATCTTTTATCCAGCCTATCATGGCCCTCCTCAGACCCGCCACAGACTCCTCACG AAGGTACATATTCAACTGGATGCATTTGGGAACAGGCACTATTGCACGGGTACTTGCAG TTGTGGCCATCTTCCTGGGTATTCAGCAGCAGGCCTTGCTTCTCCCTGGCCCCTGGTCCACTGGTGTCCTGGCAGGCTGCGTTGTCTGGGGAGTCCTGGTAGACCTGCTACTTGAGTTCCACAGTAAAGTAGTCATCGTAACAG GGAGGACTCTTGCTGAGGACGAAGATAAGATTCTGGGTACTCACTCggatagtgagagacagagaaag GTATCTCGATTCAAAAagattgtcttggctgtgttcctcGTGGGAAATGTTGGATTTTTGTCTGTTCTCCTAAACACAATAAGAAATGTGTGA
- the frrs1b gene encoding putative ferric-chelate reductase 1 isoform X3: MPGPHLLLVVVAVCLIKTASGFANGKVSLSCGDMTPRHGHDSSSKPAPYNITLDKHTFSPGDRITVTLRVVPTSGSIHFKGFLIEARDAGNPDGPAVGSFSLLNPSESQLLHCDHTQGSAVSHTSKSKKTEIQAVWEAPKTPPSGVQFMATVVQKYKVYWVQIPGPVVSLNGATGVPPPNPTPTTTTTAAVTATLSALTRPFSSEGCGRSKSCLRDPVGCDPGRDPLCFFLSFTPEERTVLFELSGPADGYLSFALSLDKWMGNDDVYLCVRDGDSVDINAAYVSGRAHPEFASENVLSDTAWQLADGVIQCRFRRDILLPRQIESRFSLDQSYFLFIAHGRAEDGVIYRHDRQPLISTHQTVITGLPENLAGSRSPLLIKFHGVFMLVAWMTTVTTGVIIARYFKHDWPETRLFGRRLWFQVHRALMTLTVLLTCVGFSLPFIYRGGWSRHAGSHPYLGCTVMALSFIQPIMALLRPATDSSRRYIFNWMHLGTGTIARVLAVVAIFLGIQQQALLLPGPWSTGVLAGCVVWGVLVDLLLEFHSKVVIVTGRTLAEDEDKILGTHSDSERQRKVSRFKKIVLAVFLVGNVGFLSVLLNTIRNV, encoded by the exons ATGCCGGGTCCACATCTCTTGTTAGTGGTGGTGGCTGTGTGTTTAATAAAGACGGCCTCTGGCTTCGCCAATGGAAAAGTGTCTCTGTCGTGCGGAGATATGACACCACGGCATGGCCATGACTCCAGCTCTAAACCTGCCCCTTATAACATCaccctggacaaacacacattCAGCCCTGGTGACCGTATCACAG TGACCTTACGGGTTGTTCCCACATCTGGGAGCATCCACTTCAAAGGTTTCCTGATTGAAGCGAGGGATGCTGGGAACCCGGACGGTCCCGCTGTTGGATCATTCAGCCTCCTCAACCCTTCTGAGTCACAACTCCTACATTGTGACCACACACAG GGATCTGCAGTAAGCCACACCAGCAAATCCAAGAAGACAGAGATACAGGCCGTGTGGGAGGCTCCAAAAACCCCCCCATCCGGTGTCCAATTTAT GGCCACAGTGGTGCAGAAGTATAAAGTCTACTGGGTGCAGATCCCAGGGCCGGTGGTGTCTCTGAATGGGGCGACTGGGGTTCCACCACCaaaccccacccccaccaccaccactactgctgCTGTGACCGCAACTCTGTCTGCGCTGACCAGACCT ttCAGCTCAGAGGGTTGTGGTAGGAGTAAGTCCTGCCTGCGTGACCCTGTGGGATGCGACCCAGGCAGAGACCCCCTGTGCTTtttcctctccttcactccaGAGGAGCGGACTGTGCTGTTTGAGCTCAGTGGACCAGCTGATGGATACCTGTCCTTCGCCTTGTCGCTGGACAAATGGATG gggaatgatgatgtatacctgtgtgtgagagatggggACAGTGTGGACATCAATGCTGCATATGTCTCTGGCCGAGCTCACCCTGAATTTGCCTCTGAG AATGTTCTTTCAGACACAGCTTGGCAGCTGGCAGATGGGGTCATTCAGTGTCGTTTCCGTAGAGACATACTCCTCCCCCGTCAGATTGAGAGCAGGTTCAGCCTGGACCAGAGCTACTTCCTGTTCATAGCCCACGGGAGGGCTGAAGATG GTGTGATCTATAGACATGACCGGCAGCCTCTGATATCCACTCATCAGACAGTCATCACAGGTCTCCCCGAGAATCTAGCTGGCTCCAGGTCTCCCCTGCTCATTAAGTTCCATG GTGTGTTTATGCTTGTGGCCTGGATGACGACAGTGACCACAGGGGTCATCATTGCACGCTACTTCAAACACGACTGGCCAGAAACGAGACTATTTGGACGCAGGCTATGGTTTCAG GTGCACCGAGCCTTGATGACCCTGACCGTGCTCCTTACCTGTGTGGGATTCTCACTACCCTTCATCTACCGAGGCGGTTGGAGCAGG CATGCCGGCTCCCACCCTTACCTGGGCTGTACTGTCATGGCTCTATCTTTTATCCAGCCTATCATGGCCCTCCTCAGACCCGCCACAGACTCCTCACG AAGGTACATATTCAACTGGATGCATTTGGGAACAGGCACTATTGCACGGGTACTTGCAG TTGTGGCCATCTTCCTGGGTATTCAGCAGCAGGCCTTGCTTCTCCCTGGCCCCTGGTCCACTGGTGTCCTGGCAGGCTGCGTTGTCTGGGGAGTCCTGGTAGACCTGCTACTTGAGTTCCACAGTAAAGTAGTCATCGTAACAG GGAGGACTCTTGCTGAGGACGAAGATAAGATTCTGGGTACTCACTCggatagtgagagacagagaaag GTATCTCGATTCAAAAagattgtcttggctgtgttcctcGTGGGAAATGTTGGATTTTTGTCTGTTCTCCTAAACACAATAAGAAATGTGTGA